The Limanda limanda chromosome 21, fLimLim1.1, whole genome shotgun sequence genome contains the following window.
TTTACCTTAACgtgtaaaatgtgtttcattatttcaacATATACATACAGACAATTTGTGCATTTTATACATATGCATACATATATAATCTTCATGAATTTGATATATTCACATGTTTAATAGATTTCTCCTGGGTTATTATTCATAACTAATAATTAAATCAGACCCGTCagcctgcagagctgcagaagcTCCAGTGTCTTGTCTCTGCTGAGGATGACCGGCAGGGGGCGCGGTTCGGCCGTCCAGGTGGCGTGGTGACGTCAGCTGGGCTGGAGGCGTCTTTCCCCGGAGCCTCGGAtcagtcagagctgcaggaggagcaggagcaggagcaggagcaggagcaggagcaggagcaggagcaggagcaggagcaggagcaggagcaggagcaggagcaggagcaggaggagcaggaggagcagagagcagcCAGGACCATGGACTTGTTTATTTCCTGCGGATGATGTTTTCACTGCGCATGTAGAAGGTGAGAAGGTTTTTACTGGAATATGCACGAAGCTGCTTGTGTCAGTGTTTCTGTAGAAGCTGGGGAAAGTGTATTTTTAGGTCTGGTCGGTTGCTCCATGTTGAAGTTCTTGCACAAATTAAtttgctgcatggaaaaaaaaacccgCAAGTCAAAGTAGACgtgcagaggaaagaggaaaactCAGGCTTCTTATTCCCTGAAGAATAAAATCCACCTTCCATGACATAACAGTGTTTTCACCTCGATgctcctctgagctgcagggTGATAGTAGTGTCCAGGCTCGTGTGTAAACGTGCTTGATGGATATCAGGATGTCAACAACAACAGGATTAGTGTTTCTTTGCTGCAGCAGTTTGCAGAGTGGGACcagtaaaacacacagatcCCACTATGATCCACCCACTGCACTGAAATcaatgcacccccccccccctccagggtCAGCGGACCAAAGAGGATTATCCTGAGCAAATAAGACTCTAAATAACCTCAGATTCCCAATCCACTGTTGTTTCGGATCCTTAATGTGGCAGCGAAAGCCCCGAGAGGTTTGTTGTTCTCCATCATCACCAGTGTGGGACGGTGAAGTAtgagatcccagcaggaaactgctGATAGGAGGGAAATTGCATCAAGCTCTTGAGCCTCATTGCTGATAAGCCTCACAATCTGCcgtgtgtctcctctgtgtgaaGTAGCACTTGTGCTGTATAAGCAAACACTCCTGAAGCAGCCATTGTCTTCTCATTAAATGTTAACtcggcctctgtgtgtgtgtgttttgataaGGTCCCGTCTGGTCCCGTCTGCCTCCGAGGACAAGGGAGCAAATGCCAATCCCCTGAGAAAAGGATTAAACCAGGAATCTGTCACCTCACCTCACTGGAGGAGGTGTGAACCGCCGGCTGGAGCCATGGGCAACCAGCTGACCGACATCGCCCCCAACACGCCCTTCCTGCCAAACTTCCAGCTGCTGCACGTGGTGGTGATCGGCCTCGACTCGGCCGGCAAGACCTCCCTCCTCTACCGGCTCAAGCTGAAGGAGTTCGTGAAGACCATCCCCACCAAGGGCTTCAACACGGAGAAGGTCAAGGTGGCGGTGGGGGTGTCCCGGGCCATCAACTTCCAGGTGTGGGATGTGGGCGGGCAGGAGAAGCTGCGCCCGCTCTGGAAGTCGTACACCCGGCGAACGGACGGGATCGTATTCGTGGTGGACTCCACCGAGCAGGAGCGCATGGAGGAGGCCAAAGTGGAGCTCCACAAGATCACCCGCACCTCGGAGAACCAGGGGGTGCCCGTGCTCATCCTGGCCAACAAGCAGGACCTGGACTCGGCCTTGTGCGTCAGCGAGGTGGAGAAGCTGCTGTCCGTCCACGAGCTGAGCATGTACACGCTGCATCACGTGCAGAGCTGCAGCGCCGTCAACGGCCACGGGCTCCAGCCGGGCCTGGAGAAACTGTACGAGATGATcgtgaagaggaagaagacggtGAAGcacaacaggaacaggaagagatGAGCTCTGGACTCACACTGTGGACACTACCTGGACAGATTTATCCTCTGCTGGGACACTTCCAAGCCTAATGGTCCCTTTTAATGGCCGAGCGATTAGTGCCAACAGAACAACAACGACCCGCGGCCGGAGGGTCAAGAGAAACGGACTCACTCATGATAACTGAAGCAGCTGCTCTGGGGAAAGAGCATTTCTACACTCGTTTTAAAGATTTCTAACCAACCTGTGAAGCGTATAGAAGTAATATATGAACACGTTGAAATCCATGTCACATGTTAAGAGaaagtttaaaatgtctttcacagattaccccccccccccactgaccaGCTTGTTCCACGATGTTCGGACGCTTCCCAGAATATTTATGCCacgtctttgtgttttgtgctggACAGAGGGACTTTTGTGGTGGAGCACCAAAtgatattttattgaattaatCCTAAGTGCATTCCCCTTATGGCCACAGAGGTTAAGTTTCATTTGTTATAACAATAGTATTTATACAAATTGTACAAGACTTAATAAATCAAAACACTGCACAGAACGTCCGTTGTTATCTCTCTATCCTGAGGTTAATTGAATTCGGGCCAAAGAAAGTTTTTCTGGAGCAAAGTTTGTGTTTATGAACAGCTGCGATATtcaaaatttgttttattaaccAAGGTTCAGCTCTAAATATGTTCTtctggaggtggtggagaccaaagacGGAGCTAAAAGCAAGTGAATGTTAAACCTATGATGATAATGTTGGTCATTATCTtttgtgtaaatgttttctgacatttgttttttagcCAAGGTTTTAAAATTTGTCTGATCAT
Protein-coding sequences here:
- the arl4d gene encoding ADP-ribosylation factor-like protein 4D, with product MGNQLTDIAPNTPFLPNFQLLHVVVIGLDSAGKTSLLYRLKLKEFVKTIPTKGFNTEKVKVAVGVSRAINFQVWDVGGQEKLRPLWKSYTRRTDGIVFVVDSTEQERMEEAKVELHKITRTSENQGVPVLILANKQDLDSALCVSEVEKLLSVHELSMYTLHHVQSCSAVNGHGLQPGLEKLYEMIVKRKKTVKHNRNRKR